Proteins from a single region of Corynebacterium casei LMG S-19264:
- a CDS encoding Clp protease N-terminal domain-containing protein, with protein MELTPRAKTFLTTAEAIARESGADKVGAEHIQLALLADTSSVPYQVINAECDAQFLRKKLLEHIDSNGYKQSTNRARFLD; from the coding sequence ATGGAATTGACACCTCGCGCTAAAACCTTCCTGACAACTGCGGAAGCGATTGCCCGTGAATCGGGGGCTGATAAGGTCGGAGCGGAGCATATACAACTTGCACTGCTCGCGGATACGTCTTCAGTTCCGTACCAAGTGATCAATGCAGAATGCGATGCACAGTTCTTGCGCAAAAAGCTCCTGGAGCATATAGATAGCAATGGGTATAAACAGTCAACAAATCGTGCGCGATTCCTGGACTAG
- a CDS encoding ATP-binding protein codes for MSPRSKNPELPAETPNPFRPTFGASPRFWAGRKAILEGFSEALDSPVGHPDRAMLISGTRGIGKTVLLTELEDIAEARGWISVRGIGGAGMAEHLINTAIPSHIAKLNPQAETRLKTLGIAGLGRVETELDPRYGQLQPVPTVETRIRQLLDYTSGSGVFIAIDEVQDAPSEDLAAVAQAFQNLIKDELPVALAFAGLTVGTRDLLDLPGTTFLRRASAYELGPLTADDTMSLLASTADGSGIHFGNAAARRAAEASYGFPYLVQLIGALAWRVTKDNANSEVTEAVIEEILKEAIDTFGSQVHRPALRHVTDLQREFLRSMARLGREEQSIGEIAGLLKKTTTGISRIRAALIKQELIEPSSHGHVRFTQPYMAEHLLAEPRTRYIQ; via the coding sequence ATGTCCCCGCGTTCGAAGAATCCTGAGCTTCCTGCAGAAACCCCGAATCCTTTTCGTCCGACCTTTGGTGCTTCACCGCGCTTTTGGGCTGGGCGGAAGGCTATTCTCGAGGGCTTTTCGGAAGCGCTAGATAGCCCGGTGGGACACCCCGACCGGGCTATGTTGATTAGCGGCACGCGAGGAATTGGCAAGACAGTGTTGCTGACGGAGCTTGAAGATATTGCAGAAGCTCGTGGCTGGATTTCGGTGCGCGGTATCGGCGGTGCAGGTATGGCTGAACACCTTATCAATACAGCCATCCCGTCGCACATTGCGAAGCTCAACCCGCAGGCAGAGACCAGGTTGAAAACGCTTGGCATCGCTGGCCTGGGCCGGGTGGAAACAGAGCTTGACCCACGGTATGGGCAGCTGCAGCCGGTTCCCACCGTGGAGACACGTATCCGTCAGCTCTTGGATTACACCAGTGGCAGTGGCGTGTTCATTGCCATTGATGAAGTCCAAGACGCTCCGAGCGAGGATTTGGCCGCGGTGGCACAGGCTTTCCAGAATCTCATTAAAGATGAGCTTCCCGTGGCACTCGCATTTGCTGGTCTAACCGTTGGCACCCGGGACTTACTGGATTTGCCGGGCACTACATTCCTGCGCCGCGCGAGCGCTTATGAGTTAGGGCCATTGACTGCCGATGACACCATGAGCCTTCTTGCATCTACTGCCGATGGCTCCGGTATCCACTTCGGCAACGCCGCCGCCCGGCGCGCGGCCGAGGCTTCCTACGGATTCCCCTACTTGGTACAGCTCATCGGCGCCCTGGCATGGCGGGTCACTAAAGACAATGCAAACAGCGAAGTCACCGAAGCAGTTATTGAGGAGATTCTCAAAGAGGCCATCGATACTTTTGGCTCCCAGGTGCATCGACCAGCACTGCGCCACGTTACTGACCTGCAGCGCGAGTTCCTACGCTCCATGGCGCGCCTTGGCCGGGAAGAACAATCCATTGGTGAAATTGCCGGGCTGCTTAAGAAAACCACCACCGGCATCAGCCGAATCCGCGCCGCTTTGATTAAGCAAGAGCTCATCGAGCCTTCCTCACACGGGCATGTACGCTTCACCCAGCCCTACATGGCGGAGCACCTGCTCGCCGAGCCCCGCACTCGCTATATTCAATAG